A genome region from Pleurocapsa minor HA4230-MV1 includes the following:
- a CDS encoding amino acid ABC transporter ATP-binding protein, giving the protein MSTSTPVISFDNLKKSYGTLEVLRGITASLYKQDVVSIIGASGCGKSTLLRCCNRLETINGGKLKVMDIDLSEAKISSHKLKQLRTKVGMVFQQFNLFPHLNVLQNLMLAPAQVLKESKLECRDRALHYLDKVGLSSKANAYPEQLSGGQKQRVAIARSLCMKPEIMLFDEPTSALDPELVGEVLSVMKQLAEEGMTMVVVTHEMQFAREVANRVIFLNQGVVEEEGDAKEILTNPQCDRLKSFLSRLNSQN; this is encoded by the coding sequence ATGTCTACCTCTACCCCTGTTATTTCCTTTGATAATTTAAAAAAAAGTTACGGTACCTTAGAAGTATTAAGAGGCATTACTGCTTCACTTTATAAACAGGATGTTGTTTCTATAATTGGTGCTTCTGGCTGTGGAAAAAGTACTCTATTGCGCTGCTGCAATCGCTTGGAAACTATTAATGGTGGCAAGCTAAAGGTAATGGATATTGACTTATCTGAAGCAAAAATTAGTTCACACAAGCTCAAGCAGTTAAGAACCAAAGTAGGGATGGTTTTTCAGCAGTTTAATTTATTCCCGCACCTGAATGTATTGCAAAATTTGATGTTAGCTCCTGCTCAAGTATTAAAAGAATCAAAATTAGAGTGTCGCGATCGCGCCTTACACTATTTAGATAAAGTAGGCTTGAGTAGTAAAGCGAATGCCTATCCCGAACAGCTTTCTGGGGGGCAAAAACAGCGAGTAGCGATCGCCAGAAGTCTCTGTATGAAACCTGAAATAATGCTCTTTGATGAACCTACTAGCGCACTCGATCCAGAATTAGTCGGGGAAGTTTTAAGCGTAATGAAACAGTTGGCTGAGGAAGGAATGACAATGGTGGTAGTTACTCATGAGATGCAGTTTGCCCGTGAAGTTGCCAACCGCGTAATTTTTCTCAACCAAGGAGTAGTAGAAGAAGAAGGCGACGCTAAAGAAATATTGACCAATCCTCAATGCGATCGCCTAAAAAGTTTCCTAAGTCGGCTCAACAGTCAGAATTAA
- a CDS encoding tetratricopeptide repeat protein, with protein MSSSSPPPPDFDRVEKGVNLFTTLPSKLSTFVRDIAGWIRKRQWLELLMLVVAIAVLFLLFKAAIDHYFKNGIPYFDYVFGAIVLVFFLAVIIESRKKPPLKFVSRDVGKRKAIKFLSSFEQEDAEIFARLRGYRDLEVILENIVHPDFNFGILKGKSGCGKSSYLKAGLLAELAKTETHRGVYIKFSNLDSLQTIREAFIDSLNLPKQEIESLNFLELLNKAMEAASQSCQNFKSLILIFDQFEQFFIYTDDQARREAFIQDLATWYNNDELTDKIKILISIREDWFARMDEIQQSLDYTLRTGSHMGGNSFYLKNFSAEEASIILAVMAKEDLGIEENDVERFDSPYIQEILERDLASPTDRLISPVDLQIIAETIKQQNTSETRSFNRKALQRLGGIEGLRRSFLESILEDLGTERKKLAVQVLVSLTNLEQQTRAEVKTLAQLQDKVKGIVSSNEVESLVIYLQGVGLISAVERDGIKGYELAHEGMISAVIRSGEQIQDKAYRANQLLERRVNEWLGNNRSSRYLFNLKELWSIEQQKPYLIWGSKRQQKQKLLEQSKRRIYGRYGSFGGVLLLGMGIWGGLNYTPWGQLTQIRWRLADVSQQISNAEHKVIAVAAFAKDENFSQASKLANQIKDYSALRAIAEAYSKLNQPEKAADLLAKALTSANQIKDSSNKASALSAIAEAYSKLNQPEKAADLLAKTLTSANQIENSYFKANTLSAIAEAIGKLKQPEKAADLLAKALTSANQIEDSSDKADALSAIAEAIGKLNQPEKAADLLAKALTSANQIEDSSNKASDKVSALSAIAEAYSKLNQPEKAADLLAKTLTSANQIENSYFKVSALSAIAEAIGKLKQPEKAADLLAKALTSANQIEDSSDKTNTLSAIAEAIGKLKQPEKAADLLAKALTSANQIEDSSNKASDKASALRAIAEAISKLNQPEKAADLLAKALTSANQIKDSSNKASALSAIAEAYSKLNQPEKAADLLAKALTSANQIEDSYFKANTLSAIAEAIGKLKQPEKAADLLAKALTSANQIEDSSDKADALSAIAEAIGKLNQPEKAADLLAKALTSANQIQDSTNKTYALSAIAEAYSKLNQPEKAVDLLAKALTSANQIQDSTNKTYALSAIAEAEASLKNWGKVLEVTQQCPGQDCKVDSLARALTVYAEQEHPK; from the coding sequence ATGAGTTCGAGTTCTCCTCCGCCTCCTGACTTTGATCGCGTTGAAAAGGGAGTCAATCTGTTCACTACTCTTCCTAGCAAGTTATCAACTTTTGTGAGAGATATAGCAGGGTGGATTCGTAAGCGACAGTGGTTGGAACTGTTGATGTTGGTAGTTGCGATCGCAGTTCTTTTCTTGTTATTTAAAGCTGCGATTGACCATTATTTCAAAAATGGTATTCCTTACTTTGATTATGTTTTCGGTGCAATCGTGTTAGTTTTTTTCCTTGCTGTAATTATTGAATCGCGGAAAAAACCGCCTCTTAAATTTGTCTCGCGAGATGTTGGCAAGCGCAAGGCAATTAAGTTTTTAAGTTCTTTTGAACAGGAAGATGCAGAAATTTTTGCTCGTTTGCGAGGATATCGAGATTTGGAGGTGATATTAGAAAATATTGTTCATCCTGACTTTAATTTTGGCATTCTCAAGGGAAAATCTGGCTGTGGGAAAAGTTCTTATTTAAAAGCAGGACTTTTAGCAGAATTGGCAAAAACAGAAACCCATCGAGGAGTTTATATCAAATTTTCTAACCTAGATTCTCTGCAAACAATTCGGGAAGCTTTTATTGATTCATTAAATTTACCGAAACAAGAAATCGAAAGCCTCAATTTTTTAGAACTCCTAAATAAAGCGATGGAAGCAGCTTCTCAAAGTTGCCAAAATTTTAAATCTCTGATCTTAATCTTCGATCAGTTTGAACAGTTTTTTATCTATACCGATGACCAAGCAAGGCGAGAAGCATTTATTCAAGATTTAGCTACTTGGTACAACAATGACGAACTAACAGACAAAATCAAAATTTTGATATCGATTCGGGAAGATTGGTTTGCTCGAATGGACGAAATTCAGCAGAGTTTAGACTATACCCTGAGAACTGGTAGCCACATGGGAGGCAATTCTTTTTATCTCAAAAACTTCTCTGCCGAAGAAGCAAGCATAATTCTAGCGGTGATGGCAAAAGAAGATTTAGGTATCGAAGAAAATGATGTTGAACGCTTTGATAGTCCCTATATTCAAGAAATACTAGAACGAGACTTAGCTAGTCCGACAGATCGCTTAATTTCTCCTGTAGATTTGCAGATTATTGCCGAGACAATTAAACAGCAAAATACTTCGGAAACGCGATCGTTCAACCGTAAAGCATTGCAAAGATTAGGTGGAATTGAAGGCTTGCGTCGCAGCTTTTTAGAAAGCATTCTCGAAGATTTGGGTACAGAAAGAAAAAAATTAGCCGTTCAGGTGTTAGTTTCCCTCACCAATTTAGAGCAGCAAACCCGTGCTGAAGTAAAAACTTTGGCACAATTACAGGACAAAGTAAAAGGAATTGTATCATCCAATGAAGTAGAAAGTTTAGTCATTTATTTACAAGGAGTGGGATTAATTTCTGCTGTCGAAAGAGATGGAATTAAAGGCTATGAATTAGCACACGAAGGAATGATTTCTGCTGTTATTCGATCTGGAGAACAAATACAAGACAAAGCATATCGCGCCAATCAGTTATTAGAGCGTCGGGTGAATGAGTGGCTGGGAAACAATCGCAGTTCTCGCTATCTTTTTAATCTTAAGGAATTGTGGTCGATCGAGCAGCAGAAACCCTATTTAATTTGGGGAAGTAAAAGACAGCAAAAGCAAAAATTATTAGAACAGAGTAAACGGCGAATTTATGGGAGATATGGAAGTTTTGGCGGGGTTCTGTTGTTGGGGATGGGAATTTGGGGAGGGTTGAACTATACGCCTTGGGGACAACTGACGCAAATTCGTTGGAGGTTGGCTGATGTGAGCCAGCAAATCAGTAATGCTGAACACAAAGTTATAGCAGTTGCAGCCTTTGCCAAAGATGAAAATTTCTCTCAAGCCTCTAAACTTGCCAACCAGATTAAGGATTACTCTGCCTTAAGAGCGATCGCCGAAGCTTATAGCAAGCTTAACCAACCAGAAAAAGCGGCTGACTTGCTGGCAAAAGCATTAACCTCTGCCAACCAGATTAAGGATTCCTCTAACAAAGCCTCTGCCTTAAGTGCGATCGCCGAAGCTTATAGCAAGCTTAACCAACCAGAAAAAGCGGCTGACTTGCTGGCAAAAACACTAACCTCTGCCAACCAGATTGAAAATTCCTATTTCAAAGCCAATACCTTAAGTGCGATCGCCGAAGCTATTGGCAAGCTTAAGCAACCAGAAAAAGCGGCTGATTTACTGGCAAAAGCACTAACCTCTGCCAACCAGATTGAAGATTCCTCTGACAAAGCCGATGCCTTAAGTGCGATCGCCGAAGCTATTGGCAAGCTTAACCAACCAGAAAAAGCGGCTGATTTACTGGCAAAAGCACTAACTTCTGCCAACCAGATTGAAGATTCCTCTAACAAAGCCTCTGACAAAGTCTCTGCCTTAAGTGCGATCGCCGAAGCTTATAGCAAGCTTAACCAACCAGAAAAAGCGGCTGACTTGCTGGCAAAAACACTAACCTCTGCCAACCAGATTGAAAATTCCTATTTCAAAGTCTCTGCCTTAAGTGCGATCGCCGAAGCTATTGGCAAGCTTAAGCAACCAGAAAAAGCGGCTGATTTACTGGCAAAAGCACTAACCTCTGCCAACCAGATTGAAGATTCCTCTGACAAAACCAATACCTTAAGTGCGATCGCCGAAGCTATTGGCAAGCTTAAGCAACCAGAAAAAGCGGCTGATTTACTGGCAAAAGCACTAACCTCTGCCAACCAGATTGAAGATTCCTCTAACAAAGCCTCTGACAAAGCCTCTGCATTAAGAGCGATCGCCGAAGCTATTAGCAAGCTTAACCAACCAGAAAAAGCGGCTGATTTACTGGCAAAAGCACTAACCTCTGCCAACCAGATTAAGGATTCCTCTAACAAAGCCTCTGCCTTAAGTGCGATCGCCGAAGCTTATAGCAAGCTTAACCAACCAGAAAAAGCGGCTGACTTGCTGGCAAAAGCACTAACCTCTGCCAACCAGATTGAAGATTCCTATTTCAAAGCCAATACCTTAAGTGCGATCGCCGAAGCTATTGGCAAGCTTAAGCAACCAGAAAAAGCGGCTGATTTACTGGCAAAAGCACTAACCTCTGCCAACCAGATTGAAGATTCCTCTGACAAAGCCGATGCCTTAAGTGCGATCGCCGAAGCTATTGGCAAGCTTAACCAACCAGAAAAAGCGGCTGATTTACTGGCAAAAGCACTAACTTCTGCCAACCAGATTCAAGATTCCACTAACAAAACCTATGCCTTAAGTGCGATCGCCGAAGCTTATAGCAAGCTTAACCAACCAGAAAAAGCGGTTGATTTACTGGCAAAAGCACTAACTTCTGCCAACCAGATTCAAGATTCCACTAACAAAACCTATGCCTTAAGTGCGATCGCCGAAGCCGAAGCCAGTCTGAAAAATTGGGGAAAAGTATTGGAAGTGACGCAACAATGTCCTGGTCAGGATTGTAAGGTTGATTCGCTAGCGAGGGCGTTAACGGTTTATGCAGAGCAAGAACATCCTAAATAA
- a CDS encoding iron uptake porin: MGAITCGVIFCYCTEAIAQSTSSYPNDLGQVTNVNQLRDIVPTDWAYEALRSLVNRYGCISGFPDRTYKGGQPLSRYEFAAGLNSCLNQMERLIASSESVSTEDLATIERLNQEFAAELTTLRGRVDEIESRTAALEDSSFSTTTKLNAEIVNYVLGTFGDAKPDGSDIDNEITFSSRVRLNFDSSFTGEDRLRVRLQARNVTSPATSGGTNSLALNFEGNNDNNIEINDLYYTFPVTEKISALVGTNGVDVDDFFNVVPTMGVTYDSLSLFSAYNNLIYNNANGGGAALGLDYDLLESVNLAVGYWATNPADPSAGNGLFNGNYAAGANLNIALLDERLNFALAYLRAYQGAGSGYDLAGFAGTDAATDPFDDRANSANNYGLASSFQVLEKLAVGGYAGYTTATTIDDNADADIFNWSAYATYIDLLKEGSTFIVSFGQPPTLVGSGGNAVADDPDTPYLLNVEYQYSFNDFIQLTPGGYALFDPNGDSDNSTIYVGTLRTIFRF, from the coding sequence ATGGGTGCAATAACTTGTGGTGTAATTTTTTGCTATTGTACTGAAGCGATCGCCCAGTCTACAAGTAGTTATCCTAATGATCTAGGTCAGGTCACAAACGTCAATCAATTGAGAGATATCGTCCCTACAGATTGGGCTTACGAAGCCTTGAGAAGCTTGGTAAATCGCTATGGTTGTATTTCAGGGTTTCCCGATCGAACCTATAAAGGTGGTCAACCTTTATCTCGTTATGAATTTGCAGCAGGTTTAAATAGCTGCTTAAATCAGATGGAACGTCTAATTGCTAGCTCAGAATCAGTATCCACCGAGGATCTGGCCACCATCGAAAGATTGAATCAGGAGTTTGCAGCGGAATTAACTACTTTGAGAGGTCGAGTTGATGAAATTGAAAGTCGGACGGCTGCATTAGAAGACAGTTCTTTTTCGACTACTACTAAGCTCAATGCAGAAATTGTCAACTATGTGTTGGGAACATTTGGCGATGCTAAGCCAGACGGTAGCGACATTGACAACGAAATAACTTTTAGCAGTCGGGTACGGCTTAATTTTGACAGTAGCTTTACGGGAGAAGATCGCTTAAGAGTTCGTTTACAGGCAAGAAACGTTACTAGTCCTGCAACCTCTGGCGGTACTAATTCCCTGGCGCTTAACTTTGAGGGAAATAATGACAATAATATTGAAATTAATGATCTGTATTATACTTTTCCTGTTACCGAAAAAATTTCCGCTTTAGTTGGTACTAATGGCGTAGATGTTGATGATTTCTTTAACGTTGTACCTACCATGGGAGTAACTTATGATAGTCTCTCGCTTTTTAGTGCCTACAACAACTTAATTTACAACAATGCTAATGGTGGTGGTGCTGCTCTCGGTCTGGATTACGATCTGTTAGAGTCGGTTAATTTAGCCGTGGGTTACTGGGCAACTAATCCCGCAGATCCTAGTGCTGGCAATGGTTTATTTAATGGTAACTATGCTGCTGGGGCAAACTTAAATATTGCCTTATTAGATGAGCGCTTAAACTTTGCTCTGGCTTATCTTCGCGCATATCAGGGTGCAGGAAGTGGCTATGATTTAGCTGGCTTTGCTGGGACTGATGCAGCGACAGATCCCTTTGATGATCGAGCCAATTCGGCGAATAATTATGGTCTTGCCAGTAGTTTTCAGGTTTTAGAAAAACTTGCTGTTGGAGGTTATGCAGGCTACACTACCGCGACCACAATTGATGATAATGCTGATGCCGATATTTTTAACTGGAGTGCTTATGCAACCTATATCGATCTATTAAAAGAAGGCTCGACTTTTATTGTTAGCTTTGGTCAACCACCTACTCTAGTAGGTTCTGGCGGAAACGCTGTAGCTGACGATCCTGATACACCCTATCTATTAAACGTGGAATATCAATATAGCTTCAACGATTTTATTCAGTTGACCCCTGGCGGCTATGCTTTATTTGATCCTAATGGTGATTCAGATAATAGCACTATCTATGTAGGCACTTTGCGAACTATTTTTAGATTTTAG
- a CDS encoding endo-1,4-beta-xylanase — protein MSIKKTSSGRRSFLLGLGSLGGLGIGTLLHKLNSESVFAQQDSKYLNSKSNKANDIESLRQIAASKGILYGGFHQRSPSDFAQDLKFQRTFLEDYGLIVGGFFGVTVGPFGADNYNFNEIDPFFNFAQQNNLAFRGHPMIWNQFNSPWLVEKFKSANTTNAEIEQIFATHISTLGKKYAGRVNSWDVVNEVINVEDGRPDGLRDTMVSGFNGDKYPTWLKFLGPGYIQRAFVLAHEADPGAKLILNETALEYSNALGNSYWEKRRSALLALLTKLKANGTPIHALGLQSHLLARLNKDFDGNKFRKFLSDVASLGLKIIITELDVSDIELPQNIEVRDRIVAESYYEYLSVVLDEPAVTTVVNWGLTDRYTWLSDFAPRKDGAPVRPLLRDRQYNQKPAWKAVARALNEAPTR, from the coding sequence ATGAGTATAAAAAAAACTAGCAGTGGACGAAGATCTTTTTTGCTTGGTTTGGGTAGTTTAGGCGGTTTAGGAATAGGCACTCTGCTACACAAATTAAACAGTGAATCAGTATTTGCCCAACAGGATAGTAAATATTTGAACAGTAAGAGTAATAAAGCCAATGACATAGAAAGTTTACGCCAAATAGCTGCTAGTAAAGGGATCTTATATGGTGGATTCCATCAGCGATCGCCTAGTGATTTCGCCCAAGATCTAAAGTTTCAGCGTACATTTCTTGAAGATTATGGTCTAATAGTAGGTGGTTTTTTTGGCGTAACAGTAGGGCCATTTGGTGCAGACAATTACAATTTTAATGAAATAGACCCTTTCTTTAATTTTGCTCAACAAAATAATTTGGCTTTCCGTGGTCATCCGATGATTTGGAATCAATTTAATTCCCCTTGGTTAGTAGAAAAGTTTAAGTCTGCTAACACTACTAATGCGGAGATTGAGCAGATTTTTGCTACTCATATTTCAACTCTAGGCAAAAAATATGCAGGCAGGGTAAATTCCTGGGATGTGGTTAATGAAGTAATCAATGTCGAAGATGGTAGACCAGATGGCTTAAGAGATACGATGGTGAGTGGTTTTAATGGTGATAAATATCCTACCTGGCTCAAGTTTTTAGGCCCAGGCTATATTCAACGAGCTTTTGTCCTCGCCCACGAAGCAGATCCTGGTGCTAAGCTAATTTTAAATGAAACCGCTCTAGAATATAGCAATGCTTTGGGAAACAGCTATTGGGAAAAACGACGGAGTGCCTTATTGGCTTTACTGACTAAATTAAAGGCTAACGGAACACCAATTCACGCTTTAGGTCTTCAAAGCCATTTATTAGCTCGATTGAATAAAGATTTTGATGGTAATAAGTTCCGTAAATTTTTGAGCGATGTTGCCAGCTTGGGCTTAAAAATTATTATTACTGAGTTGGATGTCAGCGATATAGAATTACCACAAAACATTGAAGTGCGCGATCGCATTGTAGCGGAATCATACTATGAATATCTTTCTGTGGTGTTAGATGAGCCTGCTGTCACTACCGTAGTTAATTGGGGATTAACTGACCGCTATACTTGGTTGAGCGATTTTGCTCCCAGAAAAGATGGGGCCCCGGTACGTCCTTTACTGCGCGATCGTCAATATAACCAAAAGCCAGCCTGGAAAGCAGTTGCTAGAGCGCTGAACGAAGCTCCTACTAGATAA
- a CDS encoding potassium channel protein — MQNSFRRILTGTIILVSTFVIAVIGYISFGWTLLDSVYMVVITIFGVGYGEVNPLTTPSEKIFTIMVIMAGTTSAIYIVGGFVQMVAEGEIHKALDSHRLDREIKSLDNHAIICGFGRMGQIIAQQLLKDRQKFVIIDRESDRVAQAEQMGFLATMGNATDESLLILAGIEKARVLATVLPDDAANVFITLTARGLNQGLIILARGELPTTEKKLKLAGADRVVLPAIIGGMRMANLITRPAATEFLKSKSDRFYLEELLSQINVQIDELLIKQSSALANKSVGQIEVRGKGTFIIVAIRRADQTVVKNPDRSVILQPGDTVIVMGHHGDIPQFAFNEMKGKMRYRGSNIG; from the coding sequence ATGCAAAATTCGTTTAGGCGTATTCTTACAGGAACAATCATTCTTGTTTCTACATTTGTAATTGCTGTAATTGGTTATATTTCATTTGGTTGGACGTTATTAGACTCAGTTTACATGGTGGTAATTACCATTTTTGGTGTGGGCTATGGGGAGGTAAACCCTTTGACAACTCCATCAGAGAAAATTTTTACCATCATGGTAATTATGGCTGGGACAACATCGGCAATCTATATCGTCGGAGGTTTTGTACAAATGGTTGCAGAAGGGGAAATTCACAAGGCTTTAGATAGTCATCGGTTGGATAGGGAGATCAAAAGCTTAGATAACCACGCTATCATCTGCGGTTTTGGACGCATGGGGCAAATAATCGCTCAACAGTTGCTTAAAGATCGCCAAAAGTTTGTCATTATCGATCGAGAAAGCGATCGCGTTGCCCAAGCTGAACAAATGGGCTTTTTGGCTACCATGGGAAATGCTACTGACGAAAGCTTATTAATCTTGGCGGGGATCGAAAAAGCCAGAGTCTTAGCTACAGTCTTACCAGATGATGCTGCTAATGTATTTATTACTCTAACAGCCCGTGGTTTGAACCAAGGTTTAATCATTCTCGCACGAGGAGAATTGCCAACTACAGAGAAGAAATTGAAGTTAGCAGGGGCAGATCGCGTAGTTTTACCAGCGATTATTGGCGGTATGCGGATGGCAAATTTGATTACTCGTCCCGCAGCTACGGAATTTCTTAAAAGTAAAAGCGATCGCTTTTATCTTGAAGAATTATTGAGTCAAATTAATGTTCAAATTGATGAATTATTGATTAAACAAAGTTCGGCTTTAGCCAATAAAAGTGTTGGTCAAATAGAAGTACGGGGCAAAGGTACTTTCATTATTGTTGCTATCCGTCGCGCGGATCAAACCGTGGTCAAAAATCCCGATCGCAGTGTCATCTTACAACCAGGGGATACAGTCATTGTTATGGGACATCATGGTGATATTCCTCAGTTCGCTTTTAATGAGATGAAAGGAAAAATGCGCTATCGAGGTTCAAATATTGGGTAA
- a CDS encoding four helix bundle protein → MQDFTKLLVWQKAHNITINIYKLTANMPVEEKYGLTSQIRRSAVSIESNLAEGAGRDSDKEMARFVDIAMGSSFELRCQILIARDLGYLETSKCEMFESKILEVNRMLGGLLKKLRA, encoded by the coding sequence ATGCAAGATTTTACCAAGTTATTAGTCTGGCAAAAAGCTCACAATATAACAATCAATATTTACAAATTAACAGCTAATATGCCTGTCGAAGAGAAATATGGATTAACAAGTCAGATACGTCGTTCTGCTGTGTCAATAGAAAGTAATTTAGCTGAGGGAGCTGGTAGAGATAGCGATAAGGAAATGGCAAGATTTGTTGACATAGCAATGGGTAGCTCTTTTGAGTTACGATGCCAAATATTGATAGCTAGAGACTTGGGTTATCTGGAAACTAGTAAATGTGAAATGTTTGAATCGAAGATTTTAGAAGTAAATCGAATGCTTGGGGGTTTACTTAAAAAGCTTAGAGCTTAG
- a CDS encoding ABC transporter permease subunit (The N-terminal region of this protein, as described by TIGR01726, is a three transmembrane segment that identifies a subfamily of ABC transporter permease subunits, which specificities that include histidine, arginine, glutamine, glutamate, L-cystine (sic), the opines (in Agrobacterium) octopine and nopaline, etc.) gives MNQKKIQFWLQRLSLCLVGLLLVTGLNHYLISPLNAQGVLRVGTEPAFPPFEMQAPDGKGFTGFDIDLFKAIGEEAGLEIQFKSMPFDGLIPALQSKTIDAAISGMTITAERGQTVDFSRPYFQSGLAIAVRKENKGEITSFADLENKKVAVAIGTTGAQEAAKIPGVELFTFDNSALALQELSNGKVDAVVNDSPVTLYAIKVGNLNNVEVVGELLTEEYYGIAFPKGSPNVAKVNDALDELLKTDRYRDLYQKWFSGEPPKLPLVAPALEGETAAFSIVSMFPTLLYGATITILLTAFSVFFGTIGGTLLATASISDFKPLGWLCRIYVDFFRGTPLLVQIFMIYFGLPSLLQEIGVDFSFNRFAAAVTALSLNSAAYLAEIIRGGIQSIDQGQWEASQSMGMGWVQTMRHIIFPQAFRRMLPPLGNEFITMIKDTSLVAIIGFEELFRQGQLMVATTYRAFEIYAAVALIYLFLTFIASRVFSWLEKRLNPMRRSPKKAVAQIDSTPEQIAS, from the coding sequence ATGAATCAGAAAAAAATTCAATTTTGGTTGCAAAGGCTGAGCTTATGTTTAGTCGGGTTATTACTAGTAACCGGCCTCAACCATTATCTAATTTCTCCTTTAAATGCCCAAGGAGTTTTAAGAGTTGGCACAGAACCAGCCTTTCCGCCTTTTGAAATGCAGGCACCAGATGGCAAAGGTTTTACTGGGTTTGATATCGATTTATTTAAGGCAATTGGTGAAGAAGCGGGTTTAGAAATTCAATTTAAAAGTATGCCTTTTGATGGCTTAATTCCCGCATTACAATCAAAAACTATTGATGCAGCCATTAGCGGAATGACTATTACCGCCGAACGAGGACAGACAGTAGATTTTTCCCGTCCGTATTTCCAGTCTGGTTTAGCGATCGCTGTAAGAAAAGAGAACAAAGGAGAAATCACAAGTTTTGCTGATTTAGAAAACAAAAAAGTTGCCGTGGCGATCGGAACAACTGGCGCACAGGAAGCTGCAAAAATACCAGGAGTAGAATTATTTACTTTTGATAACTCGGCACTGGCTTTACAAGAGCTAAGTAATGGCAAGGTTGATGCCGTAGTTAACGATTCACCTGTAACTCTTTATGCAATTAAAGTTGGTAACCTGAATAATGTTGAAGTGGTGGGCGAGCTATTAACCGAAGAATATTATGGGATAGCATTTCCCAAAGGCTCCCCCAACGTTGCCAAAGTAAATGATGCCCTAGATGAACTACTCAAAACTGACAGATATCGCGATCTTTACCAAAAATGGTTCTCTGGAGAGCCGCCCAAACTACCGTTAGTTGCTCCAGCTTTAGAAGGAGAAACTGCTGCCTTTAGTATTGTTTCAATGTTCCCCACTTTATTGTATGGAGCAACCATCACCATCTTGCTGACAGCGTTTTCAGTCTTTTTTGGCACGATTGGCGGAACTTTATTGGCTACTGCCTCAATTTCAGATTTTAAGCCTTTGGGCTGGCTCTGTCGTATCTATGTCGATTTCTTTCGCGGTACGCCTCTATTGGTTCAAATCTTTATGATTTACTTTGGTTTACCATCGCTTTTGCAGGAAATAGGCGTAGATTTTAGCTTTAATCGTTTTGCTGCTGCGGTTACAGCTCTTAGTCTTAATTCTGCTGCTTATTTAGCTGAAATTATTCGCGGTGGTATTCAATCGATTGACCAAGGACAGTGGGAAGCTTCTCAATCGATGGGTATGGGATGGGTGCAAACCATGCGTCATATTATTTTTCCCCAGGCTTTTCGTCGCATGTTACCACCACTGGGTAATGAGTTTATCACCATGATTAAAGATACTAGCTTGGTGGCAATTATCGGTTTTGAAGAACTATTTCGTCAGGGACAGCTGATGGTAGCAACTACCTATCGCGCCTTTGAAATTTATGCAGCAGTGGCATTAATCTATCTATTTTTAACTTTTATCGCTTCTAGAGTCTTTAGCTGGTTGGAAAAACGTCTTAACCCAATGCGCCGTTCTCCTAAAAAAGCTGTAGCTCAAATAGATTCAACTCCAGAACAAATAGCAAGCTAA